The segment caggctgcccagagcccacatccagcctggccttgaattaCTTACAGCTCAGAAGAGCCCATTAGACACCAGACTGTCATTGCCAACAGTGCAAAGGACGAGGGCGGCACTCAGAAAACACCATTTTTGCTTTGGATGGAAATTCTGAGTCAGAAAATTCCCCCGGGTGGCTGGGAGATGCTGCTCAGCATGAGCTGTAAGACGGCTTCATTTTTGCATATATCATCACTTCAGAAGGGTGATCATCTATGTGAACATCTTTCTTTGTTCCTTGCTGGAAGACAAGAGCTCctctccccctctcctcccaACTCTGAGCACGAAAAGCCCAAACTGCTGCATCTCTTCCACTGCGCTGGATTTGACGTGGCAGATACTTTTGTTCTATGATAGATGTGGGTTTTAAAGTCCCCGCACAGCCCCAAATACTGCTAAAATAACATCCTTTCTGAGTCACCTATCAGTTCCTTACCACAGGACCCattgtttcagtgctttataGCGATTGGTAACGGCGTCTTCTTTATTCCCCTCCACCCTCATGTTACAAAATGTTTGTTCAATAAGCTGAACCATGTCTGTCCTCACTTTTTTTCTAGTGAGATGAATACACAAAACTGGCTTTGGATTATTCATACCAGCGCTTCCAGTTAAAGCAGCATTAGGATTTGAAATCTAGACCCACATTTAAAGCACAGCTCAAAAAGGGAACACAAACCTCTCAGGGTTCTGGTGGCTCATTCTGAGGCTGCAGAGGGAGATCCTTTGCATTAACAGCGCTGCAGTAACTGACAGGGGCACGCAGACCCACTGGAGCATACTGGAAACAAAGTTCCCTCTCCCATCATTGCAATGACTCATCTCATCTGCACGTCCAACAGGATCAAGGTGTGATTTATtataacagaaaggaaatgcttCCTGTTCCACGTGGCACGTAACGACGTCTGTTTTCTATTGAACGGAGCCATGCAACTAATTCAAGTCCGAGTGTACCAACAAAACGCTCTGTAAGCACACCTGCTGTACTACAATGCTGGAAGGAACCTGTAGATATTGGGCTGTTCTACATTaataaacagcaacagcagaaggACAGGGAGGCTGTGGTTCAATACAAACCTCAGAAGCCATTCCATTCTGATACTTCACACTTGATCATCCACCCAGTTCAAGCACTCCTAAGTACAGCCGTTCTTCTTCCCTTGCTGGAGTTCATTTCCCAACGTTTACTCCGCATTTTCTTTAGAGTGTGAGTTTATAAtcaaaaataaactttaataTCAGCCCATTTTTCACGTCAATCACTACAGCAAGTGGTACAAATAAGTCTTGGAAATACAGTGTGCATCAAGGTCAGGCTCTGAATGGCTTTACTACCACACACTGTGTATTGCATATATCCACACTGAACACAACACTGCATACTTCTTCTTATGAGAGTGCATCTGTGCATTTGCATATATGCTGCTCCATTCCTTGAAGCTCCTACACTCAAAACTCCAGGCACCTGCGTGCATGAAAAAAGAAGCTTTagaaaacacagtatttcaaTGAAGAGTGAGAGATGTATGGGGGGGCACTCAGCAAACAGTGCTCTGGTGGAATCAAATACAAAGCTCGAATGAGGCAACGCGATGTCAATGCAAAGCATGTTATAAAGCCTGCGAAGGGGGCTCTGAAATATGTGTGAACAGCTGTTCTCACCGCAGTGACCCCTCTAAAGACACCTCTTTATTGCAACAACTCCAACAAGCGAGAGGCACACACACGTAACGTGGTGCCATCTTGAAAGCCAAACCCAACAGTTTGAGAAAGATCCTTTCACTAGACAGGAGCAGGGATTCTGTCTCCCTCAGACGTGACTTAGCTTGGCGGTTGGGGGTTAGGAATCTAAAGCACTTAATGCATCCTCTGATGGTTTGAGAGACACCCGCGAATACTACTACGGTGTTCTGTTTCAGGGCTTCACTTTGCCTTCCTTCACTAACTGCTCGTTTAGCTGACAAAGCTGCCTTAGAAAGCCATCATTGGGGCCAATCTCTCTCTTTTGCCGGACAGTGACCAAAGCAGACTTGACATCCATGTTCTGGCGAAGCATGAGGTAGGCGATGACCAGCGTAGGAGAACGGCTGTAGCCCTCACGGCAATGCACAAACACTTGTCCTGCAGGGAAAACAGGTCATAACAGTTGGGTTATAATGGAACATACGATGGAAATGCAGCATGAAACAAAGCGCAACGATCAGTCCTTCCGTAACCCCGAGGTATTCTGATGGAGATAGGTCAAACTTGATGCTATCGTTCTGTCATTGTGGATAATGCAGAATAAATAGTTCTACATCACTTATATGCTGCTGCATTATGGAGGCCAGCCCGCATCTATCTATACTTCTCCAGTCTCTATTTGAGAACGTCTTGTACCCAAGGATGACCAGGTACCAACCAGCACAAATCAATGCTGCACTGTTtaaaacagctgctgtttgttaTGTACCGTAGCTCTTCAAAGACACCCACCTTTCTGTCTGCATTGCTGTCAGCTCCAATGATAACTCCATGCTGGATCATACCTGGCTGCTTGTCTGACTCTTTATGAATCACACTAATGCTCAAGTAAAAGAAACCACTAATTACGCAGTAACAAGAAGCAGAACTACCTTACGGCAGCACCAATGAAAAGCTTCCAGCTGATTAGGGAAACGATCCCCATGTTTATTGATAAAATGCTGACAGTTGGCATCCACCAATAACTAagcaggctgctgctccctcTGAGAAACCTCActcatttttattgcttctcAGCTGCTTCCTCTTTGCCCTGCTTTCCCAGACACAAAATACAACCCCAGGCTTCCCCTCCAGAGCAAATTCTTTCTCGAGACCACAGAACAGATGAACCACACATAGACTTGCTGAGGCCACGGAAGCCTGTTACCATATTTGCCTGGAGCTGCATGTTCTGCTCAGCTCGAGGCAAACCTCTAATCAGAAGCGGGTTGGACAGCTAAAACAATTAATTCTTTACATTTCCTGAGAGCCTGCAGCCATAAATTAGCAGGATTCAAAGATTCTTAAGCACGTAGAAGAGAACTGACTTCCTCTCTATAGTCGGAAGCAAAAGGGTTTCTGGCCTTCCTCTGTGAAAGGCAATGAGACTCCTGGGCTGCCCCGGGTAAAGCAGCCTTGCCTTCACTTTGCTCCCCTCCAGAACCTCATGCAACAAAGCTAAAATGAAACTGCGGGAGAGAACAGTTCTGCATCCCTCATCACTTTGCTTcactgtcaaaaaaaaaccctattgTATTTAAGTAGGGAGTTAAAGCTGGCTCCACCATCACCCAGCTCCGAAGTTCTCTTGTTTACCACGgttggaaaacagcagcagagacatGGGAGGCGATAGTTAGACTGCAAGAATGACACAAGAGAATTTCTGCTACCAATTCTGATCAGATTAGCTGAAGTCGGTGGGGACAGCCACAGCACAGCGAAACACTTCTTCCAACTGCAGCTTCTATCCTAGAACTAATTGCTGTCATTTAACTTTTCATCTTTTACCAAAATGAAggtaaaaaaggcaaaaaaccatcacagctccagctccccTTTCTCCCACTTGAGGGAAAGAACAACTGCAACTGTGGGAGTTCTCATTCCTCTTTGTTCACATTGAGTCAcgaagcaagaaagaaatgaagcctATGTAGAAATGAGTGGTATGCTGCAACAGTCAGAGCTGAAGCACTGTCTGGCCCACTGCACTATGCCCTTGGATTCCTGCTGTGTGGAAATACTGTAGAATAATGTGGCAACCAACAGCATTTCACCTATCATCTCCAGCCTCCCTGGAATCCCAGGGCCTAATGAGGTAATTGTCACATAGAATAACAATAAGATCATAGAGGCAGTCTCTATCCTTGCTGTAAGCAAACATATAGCAAGTTCAGCAACGTATTACCTGCATCGTTATTGCCTTTCAATGATGCAAAACGACCTTTAGATCCTGTATTCACTTTCTGGGCTTATCTAAGGAATAATAAGGACACGTCTTGCCAGCCAGCCACTGTTTCAAGATGCAGTTGCTGTTTCACTATGCAAAGTCATCCCTAAAATGACAGCCTTCCCCTTAACACACACTGGAGGTCCGCATACACAGAGAGATGACTAAGATGTTTTACTGAGTATTCAGGTGTCTTTGATGCCAAGACTTGATCCGAATCACCGGCTTTCCTGTCCAGCTGAAAATCTGAGCAAAGAACCATTTTAAGCAGTGAAATAAAGAGCTAAAGCAGCGTACAGAAAATAAGGCAGAAAGACATTTTCAGTTTGCCTTACCATCCTTCTGGGCAAGTGCTTTCTCAATAAAATCAGCTGCCTCCTCAAAATATCGACTGAGGTTAAACTCCTGCGTATCGTTAGCTTTAATGCCATGGTATGTGATGCCTGTGCCTTCATAGAACTCTGCGTTAGTGTTCACATGCATGAAtgacttcccctctgctgcatTCAGAACATGGGTTATCCCCAGGCGCTGCAGCTTCATAATGTTCTTGGCTATGAACCTGCGTGATAAAAAGTGTCGAGAAAACGATTAGAAACTCGGTGTCTCAGTCTTGATGATGTCCCCCAAAAAGCGACTGATAAccaaaagctttcatttttccacTCAGGGATGCTAAATATACTCAAATTAGCTAAAGATTTgacaagcagaaatatttaGGGCTTTTAGGTCACTATTTGTGTGGCACAGAATGCTCCTTTCCTGGCTGACAGATGAACAGAGAATACAGGGCTTCAATCCTCCGCTCCCCACTATGGCACATTTATAACCCAGATCATTCAATTCTGACCAAACTAAGGAAATAGAGGAGATAATAGGAACACCCGGGTAATTGCTGCTATGATTAACCATAAGCATGTGCTTATTTAAGAACCAGTTACAAACAGCCTCTGCTGGAAGCCACCGATGCTCCTTCTCAGGAGCattctgaaacacagaaagtaaGCTCAATGTTATCACACCGCGTGGTTGCATGGGATGGTTTTCACCCCATTCAAGGCTACGTGAACGTGTAGAGCAGAGCATTCCTTTCCTCCCAATGACTGTCCACCCCTTAGGTTGTCCTTATGCACGAATCCTTCTGCATGAGTGAAGTTTCTCCATCTCCTCTCGGTGCCAAACAACTGTGGCAAGGGGCCACGCATTTGTAAAGACTTCATTACCCAAACAAATGTCGACAGATTTGTTCCATCTGGCAGGACATCATCTGGGCCAGGGGACAAGTGTCAGTGCCCAGGGAATTCTGCTTGCAACGCAGGAGTAAATACTACAGAGCAAGGCCAAAACACCATCACCCATCACCCTATCGTGTGTTAATGCACCTGTGAGTTCCTCTGCTTAATGATGTGAGCACATGGCACAAGGAGCAGTGCATATCTGATCGTGGTTGGGATCAATGTGAACCTGCTTTGCACCCGCTCACCCAAGCAAATAAACCACATCTATAATACGGAGCAAGAACTGCCCGATAGCACAGTTTTCTACTGTTATGCTCATGCTAAATCGCTCCTTTGCCACTCAATTTAATGTTCATTTGGGGAGAATGCCTTTCAGATTCCTTACTGCACTTTGAGCCCCAAGAATTGCTTTGTGGGTTGACCATGCAGCCAGAAAACCCAGCTATGTGCTTTGCAAGCCTGGTGAAGATGCATTCTGTCCAGCTGTTCCGCTCATTGACTACAAGGTTCCACTCAACTTCATCCTGATTTTGGCAGTGATAGGAAATTATCTGTACAAATATCATCTGAATTGTCTGACTGTGCAGCTGCTTGAAAAACACACTTGTGTGAACGAATCTAACAGTTCTTGTTTTAGTGATGTTACACTTTGACTCGTCTTCAGAACCCTCTGATCGCTATGGAAGTTTACAGCCTGTCTGCTGTGTTACACGAAAGCTCTCTTTGTCATTTCACCTCCGTGTCTGCGTTACTGATAACTTCCATGTTCTGCAtgggagatgtggcacttgacAGACAAATTGCTATCCCACGCTGCGACCCCATTCAGTCTCATCCTCCCCAGTGTCTCGGTGCTGTTACTTTTACCCAAGGATGAGTCGTTCGTAGCTCTCCATGGTAAAACTCTCTGTAGATGTCATTACTCCATATACTCTCTGTTATCAAACCCCTGCCCTTGGTAGCTGTGGGAGAGGCCTCACATTGCAGGCAGTGCTTGATCCATCCAAGCCAGAGCGTGGAGGTTTGTCAGAGCAAACAACTGCATCGCTTTATTCTCCTGCTCCCCCCTCCAAGTGCAACCAGCAGCTCCGCAGAGTTTGTGCAGTGAAGGCTGAAATGGAGACgtgagctgagcacagagctgacaCGAGCAGATGCTGGAGCAGAATGGGATAACGGgaatgcactgcagacacagggcctgagcagctctgtgtgcacaaCAGCTACTGCTGCCCTGTCACCCTGCGGCATCTCGACCCTCGGATAAGTGTGGGCAAGGATAGGAAGCAAAAGgggaatcacagaactgcaaggGATGGACCttcagagatcactgagtccagcccTCTACATCAGGGGGCCCAAACAGCCCTCTACATCAGGTCGGCATCCAGATGGAGCTGGAATATCTCTGTAAAAGGATACCCCACCACCTGGGCAGCCTAtcccagtgctccatcaccctcaccatgaaGTTCTTTTGCATGTTGGTGTGGAACTTCCCATGCTCCAGTTTCCCTTGTCCCGTCCATAGAGATCACTGATAAGAGACTGGCCGCGTCCTTTTGCCTCCCACACTTCAGCTATTTACAAACATCAACAAGTCCCCCCCAAAAATTAAAAGACCCAAATCGGGACTTAGAAGAAATTAGAAACTTCAAAACCCAGCACGGGACGGACGTGTTTCACTGCTGAGATGTGCGTCTGCACTTCAACCCCTCCGCCCTCAGCCGGGCTCTGCAGCAGGTGCCATTTATGGGCAGCGCCCGCTGGGTGCCATAGGAGCCCGCACAGCGCCGTGCTCGGGCCCTTTAGCTTGCCAAGCCCTGCCGGTCCCCGCAGCTCCCTGGGGAGGCCGGGGGTGCCCTGGGGGCAGCCGGGGGGGCCCCTCCCGCTGCTCACAACCCTACGCAGCCCCTCGAGGGCCGCCCGCctcggcccggccccggcccggcgCACTCACGCGTTCCCCACGTGGATGCGCGGCACCACCTCGTTGCTGTGAGCGCTGGGCAGGCTGTAACAACCGCTGCCGTTCGCCAGGAGATCGTTCAGCTCCTCTACCGAGATTCGGTAATCGGACATGGCCAGGCCCGGCCGCTCGCACGGCCCCGTTAGCTCCGCCGCTCGGCCGGGTCCGCCCCGTTCCGCCCCGCCCGGTACCGCCGCCCGAGGGGCGGAGTTCGAGCAGCTGCTCCGCCGGAGCGGGCCGGCAGCGGGCACTGTGCGGGTACCGGGACGGACATGGACGGCAACGGCATCACCGTGAAGCTGATCCTGATCGGAGACAGCGCCGTAGGGAAGTCCAGGTGGGGCCGGACCGGGTCGGGTCGGTGCGGGGCTTGTAGCTCCGCGCTGTGTGCTCGGTGCTGAGTGCCGGTGTGTGttcctgcagcctcctgctgagGTTCGCTGAAGGCACCTTCGAGCCGAACCTGAAACCGACCATATGTGAGTCGAGATGAGGGGGGATGTGAGGGAATGGGGGCTGTGAGGGGTCAAGGGTGGAGGCTGTGGGGTCAGGGATGGGGGCTTTGGGGGTGATAATGGGTGGGTGTGAGGGTATGGGGTCAGTGCGGGGATAGGGAGTGCTATGAGGGAACATTGGGTGTGAGGGGATGGGGAGTGCTGGGAGGGTACAGGGTGCTGTGGTGGGATAGGGAGTGCTATGAAGGGACATTGGGTGTGAGGGGATGGGGGCTGTGAGGAGCCATTCCATGGGGGGATggcagtgaggagctgcagacacCCCTCATCCTCCACATCATTCCCACAGCCTTCCCTCTCTTATTTTGCATCTTAGGTGTTGATTTTAAAGTGAAGAAGATGGTGGTGAATGGCCACGCGGTGCAGCTTGCAATATGGGTAGGTTTGATATGGGGCAGAGCCTTGCAGGGACTAATAGGAAACCACATAACCACGCAGGGATGTGCCTCTTTGCTCCAGAATGGAAACCTCTGCAGGTTGTGTAGCTGGTAAAAGGCGCTTTACAGCAATAACAACCATTGGGAGAGGCTGCTGATGAGCTGGAAGGGAAAACTGGTGCTTGGAGAATGTTAAATAAAGGCTTCGATGCGTGTACCAAGCATCAAAGGAGAAGCTTTGAGTTTAGTATCTGTGTGCTCATGGATACACTGGATTATAACCTGCTTAGTAAGCATAACCTGAACTAAGTTGCCTCTTTATTGTTTGTGGGTTTGAGTATTCAGGACATAACTTAGCAATCATTGAATAAAACTTGGTTTTATcggtggttttttttttgctgcttgtgtgtgtttccttttctttttccccttagGACACAGCGGGCCAAGAGCGCTTTAGGACCCTGAATCCCAGTTATTACCGAGGAACTCAAGGGATTGTTTTAGGTAGGAGGAATATGGGAGGGAAATGGGGCTGTAGGAAGCGTCCCAATCTAATAGTACAAGGCCTTGCAAAAGGGGACTGAGGGAATGACTGGCCTCAGAGCCACAATGCAGATCAAGACTGCAGCTCCTaagctccttttcttcctttaccaGTGTATGATGTTACAAGGAAAGACACTTTCACAGGCCTAGAGAGCTGGCTGAATGAGCTGGAAATATATACCACCAATAGCAACACTGTGAAGATGTTAGTTGGCAATAAGACTGATAAGGTCAGTTCAGAAATGCATCGTCTTACACTCCTCTGCAGGTGACTCAATCATGAGACGGTATAAATGTGAGATGAGCTCTGAAACGATCTCATTTCTTGTGTGAGGAGGTGATAGGCTCTGGAACTTGGGCTGGGCAGGCTCCTTTTACTGCCTCACTTGAGAAGGAGAGATGCAATTAATGAGAGAGATCCTATTAAGGGCAAACAGAGTTTCTGACTGGGAACTATGAAATACCTTTTAAGTGTATATTGCTTAGCAAGATGCGTTTCactcttgcttttcttcaagaGGTTTCCAGTGAGGCTATCCTAAAGTAGGCAATTGGAATTCTTAGTCTATCTGCATTGAGTAGTTCACGCTGATTCAATGTTGCTGCTCTTTAGCTTGACACTCCATTGGCTCTGCCTAACACCAATACTACCTTTTAAGCTGACTGTAGAGAGAGGGGATATCCAGCTTGGGATTTTAtagactttttctttctttccagcaaaACTTCACTtccacagtgctgcttttccaggGACCTCCTTAAACTTGCCAATATAGCTCAATTGAGTCGTGTTCTTCATTCATCTCTGCAGCCTGATCGGgaagtagaaagaaaagagggacTTCAGTTTGCTAAGAAACGCTCGCTGCTGTTTATAGGTATGTAACCGTGCCAAAAACGCGTATGTTCGTGGATTGTTCATGTGTTGTTCTCTAAttcaaagtgcttttctttctgatggtGAGATTTCTTCGTGCACATTTCTGTATTGAAGGGTTTTTTAAGGTCATTTTGTTAAACTCGCAGTCTTAAAGACTGGAGTTCTTGCAAA is part of the Excalfactoria chinensis isolate bCotChi1 chromosome 24, bCotChi1.hap2, whole genome shotgun sequence genome and harbors:
- the LOC140262432 gene encoding ras-related protein Rab-18-B-like; protein product: MDGNGITVKLILIGDSAVGKSSLLLRFAEGTFEPNLKPTICVDFKVKKMVVNGHAVQLAIWDTAGQERFRTLNPSYYRGTQGIVLVYDVTRKDTFTGLESWLNELEIYTTNSNTVKMLVGNKTDKPDREVERKEGLQFAKKRSLLFIETSAKTEDGVQHAFEELVIKILQTPNLLDKSTEKKGVQLKEPPQQEKSVCTAYCPLS
- the DUSP3 gene encoding dual specificity protein phosphatase 3 produces the protein MSDYRISVEELNDLLANGSGCYSLPSAHSNEVVPRIHVGNAFIAKNIMKLQRLGITHVLNAAEGKSFMHVNTNAEFYEGTGITYHGIKANDTQEFNLSRYFEEAADFIEKALAQKDGQVFVHCREGYSRSPTLVIAYLMLRQNMDVKSALVTVRQKREIGPNDGFLRQLCQLNEQLVKEGKVKP